The sequence TAAAGTACTTACTGTGTGTCAAGCAGGAGTTCTGGAGTGCgatgctgcttccttcctccgATGATTGGACTCTGTGAGCCAAAGAGCCCCTGTTTGCCTGTTTTATGCCTTGCCTTAGTGCTGATGTCACAGACAAAGCCAGCCCTGGACAAAGCCAGGGCATTTTCacatcagctcccctccccataacCCATTATGTTAATTTGTATCAAATCAAGAAAGGGATTTTCATGACTCATGAGGGCGCCTATTTTATCTTGGGAttctaatattttcttcatttggacaaATCAGATAGCTTGGAAATACGCTAATCTTTCCCCCACGTGGGCCATTATTTCCCACGTAAGGAGCTGGACCTCATCAGGGAATGTATGTTGTGCAGACGCATTCCAGAAGGTGCACACTGGTACGTATCTGCATGTGGTTGCTGAATTAAGCTACAATGGTGTAAATCCCACTTGGTGCTTCTATGTTAGGAGTTTGTATCAGTGTCAATTTCTTTACTGCCGACAAGCCTGTACAGTTCCTCCATCCCAAACCTAGGCCCAGGCCCGTCCACTCCATTGGGGGTCAGCTCAGCTCCCTGAGGGGCTCTCAAAGTGTCCAGTTCAGGTACTGACCAGCCCCAAAATTTGTCACCTCCTACCCATCTGGAGCTCCTCAGTCTGGGGCACGGTCGCTGGCTTAGCAGATTTCCCTCTGTCTCTGTGTCCAGTTCAGTCAGTCCATCTCTCTCAGGCTTTCATCtcccaaaggggtgggggtggggaggaatccaCGTCCCTGCTCTCAGCACCAGCCTTGTAGCCTGGTGCCACATGCAGttcattcccccttcccctcggCTACCGGTGTccttttaaattcttcctccgcTGGGAGCAGGCCCTGCACCTGTTGAGGGGCAGGGCACCCCTAGTCCAATACTGGATCAGTGAGGGGCCCATACACCCCATCACCGTGAACAGcgtatccccccttcctcctccgcaAATCAGCCTGGGCTGACAAAAGCCAAGAGAGTAACATGCCGTAAGAACAGCTGGTCCAGGGGAGGAAGCTCATTCAGCCTTGAGACAGAGCCTGCTGGGACTTTTAAGAAACTGTTCTGATAGCACTGAACAGCTTAATCTTTAGCAGAATGCTGCGTGTCTAAGGAATGGCAGAGTAGTGATGCTTAGTGCTACAGAGTAACCACCTTTGTGAGGCCAATAAAAGATAAAGTAGCTACAAAGCTAGAAGCAACTGATTTGAACTAACCCCAAACCTGGGAGGGGAGTTAAcatggaaatagggtgaccagatgtcctgatattatagggacagtcccgatatttcgggctttgtcttatataggcgcctattaccccttacccccgtcccaatttttcacacttgctgtcaggtCACCCTACCTGGTAATGAGAAATGTCTAAGAAAAGCTTAACAAAAAGGGATCAATACATTTGCGAAACCAACGGAAGCTGAAGCTGCATTGTCCGGCACTGGAGGCAAGTGTGACGAAATCACTGCGTGTTTTGCCGTTATCAGAATCTGTTAGACCTACTGGCTGAGTAAGTGAATGTCTCTATCCAACAAGCGGAAAACAtgctggagaaggaggcctgTTCGTGTATGTAGCGGCAGGACAAAATGACATGGCTGGGATATTGCCCGCCTTTGGAAATCTGTCTTCAGCAAGAGAGACAATGAGAAGATGTTTGGGCAATTAATAAGAAATGGCGACATGTTAGAAACCTAAACAGCAGGTCCTACTTAGCATCAAAGTGGGTCCAAATAGTTAAAATTGCTCCTGCCAGCGAGGCCAGTCCTGTCGTCTGCAataatgatttttctgtttggtttgctgatttttgtgtgtgtgtgcaaaacttccagtgaagcaaaaagtcagttatttgCCCAATACTAAGTGCAACTAAATAGGCTCCAGTGGTGAGAGTATCAATTTCCAAGGAGCAATTCCTTTCCTTTCATAACAACCATGGCTATTCTGGTCcggtaacagtcagtatggacgTGACTGACATCCATGCCTAAGAGCTATTAAAGTCGCTGGGCATCTGGATCCTgaatccccactgcagcttgagatccCTTCCGCTCTTGCCGCCTGCCCCAGAGCATTTCCCCTCACAGCACCATTTGGCTTTCACTCTTCAGTTGAGTTTCCCGCCACTTTCTCCAGGCTTCTGCCCTTACActggttttactttattttttctcttttattctttcatttctttcccccGGTTTGGGTAAACCTACCCTGTACTTGACCCTCCACACCCTCTAACCGCTTCCCACTAGAGCCTCCCTTCTCTCATGACTTGTAGGTCACACTCTGCAGTTTctgggtctccctctcccaggctccctgctcctggggagcctccagcttctcccccaaaccccaactcctaattcattctgtgtccctgccacccccacatctgcctgtccccagcccagctgtcaattctcctcctcaaccctcccatcacttctgccccagcccctccctcagttctgcccctgcagccccacgtctgccctcagggcccctctgctcctgttgggggggagggggctgcaaggtggaagttttgcctagggcgcaaaatctccttgcaccggccctgctgcttgggctgctccatccccagcggcagagacacagcaatgaaggggccagaagcttttggtgaggagggatcagaagaggcaggtaccagctttaaaccccagagggaagctccctcccctaatgcagcctcaacgcccaggccaggaaacagagacttattggtactgtttgaagacaggatactggactatgtggacctttgatctgaccactcgggccattctgatgttcttataactAACCGAGCTGTATCTGCCCcccactgtaacccactagaccccagtcccctcctagagctgggatcgaacccaggactcctggcagggtctctcccgacagagttagtaacaaagtaggGATATACAGTCACATTTTAACCAGTGTCCCTACAGTGATTTTCAGACCACATTAGTATTAGAGCTCAGTGGGTCTAATatcaatttaattttctttcttttataaggAAATTAAATacagggctcctgccagctcaggtgcgcaagtagcccctggaatcatggttaaattaccctccccccaccatttgAAATGGGGCTCCTGTGTGCACAGTCCCCTACCGTGCTCCCCCAGAAGAGCTGCATTAACAGGCAACTCTGCAAtgacccccaggcctctctaGTTCCTTGGCCACATGTATCCTGTCCCTATTCTGGCGGCTACTCCGGAAAAAGACCtcgcccctgctcccacctgaggGACGTGTTGGGTTGAGATCAGCTGATCCAAGCAGGCAGTAGGGACAGAATCTGAGACTTGAAGCTCCTAGAGTGACCTCTTACCTTTATAGACCTGCCCTTCAGCCATCCCCAGCTATTTTCAAGTGTAACGTGATCGTAACAAGACCCATTTGAAACCCTTCACCACACAAGACAAAGCCTGTAGGATTcctcattaactatttatttctcctcccctggctccctacagccaCTAGCCACCTTCGAGCTTTGcctcttctctcccaggctctgctcacttgattgcagcagctcagcggatggtccagctttgctctttcacttccattcttCACTTCTTTGGGTGGCTGCATTTGCAACGGAGCAGCCTGATGGAAATCCCTGAGTCCTCTGTCTCGGCAGGCAGGCCAAGCAGCCAAGGGAGGTTAGCCTGAACTGTCAGGAGTGGGCGCTTGGCCCAtagggtagggttaccatattggaactgtcaaaaaagaggagactccatgggcgggggaggggtttaaatgctccagacagacgcctcgcaggtagggttgggggcgtgtaagagtccggtgtgggggctcagccctctcgggtgtggccgggagccaggccgcgtcactacacggcctaaatcagcagttcagtctccgcaggtccaagggctcagagcctcaggcagggctgagcagaaataaacagtcaacgaagcccaagccctcagtcagggtggggcagcaaacagcagttctaggctcagaccctcaggcaggggctgagcacccagagtcagtaaagccctagccctagtcagggcggggcaataagcagtagttcaaggggctcaggtccttaagcaggagctgagcagcaataatagttcagggctcaggtcctcgaagcaggagctgagcagcaacaataggtgagtccagacttctgggtcagagctctgatgtgagggggagactaccacccgtgaggcggtggcagggggggacacagggccacccactccactgtgtcccagaccCAGTTAGTCTgatgctgtgtcggtggggtcctgaccgcaacacaccgacatcggctcgaaatctgaagtagccagactggggtcagctacccccgggctacttcccatctccccctccatgggtacctgctcatcgcgggtgtccgcagcggggtcccataccatgggctcctcgtcgtgctgagggctggctaggtcgggctgctcctcaggacacagttcggggggacgctcgggcagctcctcggggtaacgggctcggggcaggctcggccagttctcctcagggtaccgggctcagggcaggctcggccagtcttcttcagggtaccgggctcagggcaggctcggccagtcttcttcagggtaccgggcttggggcaggctcggtccagcaggagctcggtcaggagcgtctgtcctctccagccgccgggctgcaactgagcgctgggccggggcttttatacttcctgtcccgccccttgacttccgggggggcggggacaggtggcagtggctctgcccactgtggcagctgttctggctcctccctctcgggtgcggccgggagccaggccgcctcactacacggccccccACTCAAGGCTGGCTCCCGTGCAGCGGGGCCAGCCCCTTCCATACCCCCCAGCCGGGAGAGGAAGTCCGCATTAGCATGATCCTTCCCGGCCCGATGACGCACAGTGAAGGCATAGGGCTGCAGGGCCAAGTACCACCGCTGCAGCCGCATATTATGGTCCTTCATGCGAGCCAACCATTGGAGGGCGGAAtggtcggtgaccaaggtgaaggggGCTCCCAGGATGTAATACCTCAGGGCTTCACAGGCCCACTTCACAGCGAGGGCTTCCTTTTCGACCACCGCGTAGTTTTTCTCTCGGGGGAACAGCTTCCGGCTGATGTAAAGAACCGGATGCTCTTCCCCCtctacttcttgggaaaggacggCCCCGAGTCCCACTTCCGAGGCGTCTGTCTGTAAAACAAATGTCTGGTGGAAATCAGGACTATACAAGACCGGCTCGCTGCAGAGGCTCCTCTTGAGTGTCTGAAAGGCCTTGTCGCACTCGCGGGTCCATTTCACCTGCCGCGGGCTATCCTTTGTCAAGAGCCCCGGTAAGGGGGCGGCAATTGCCGTGAATTGAGGAATAAATCGTCTTTaataccctgccagccccagaaactggcacacctggcgcttcgtggctggtggggggcaggttGCGATGGCCTGGACCTTGCCGACAAGAGGTTTTACCTTCCATGCCTGATAGTATACCCCAGGTACGTGGTCTCTTGTCAGCCGATGCGACATTTCTTAGGGTTGGCTGTTAACCCGGCCTtccgcagggacctcaggaccGCTGCGACCCTTTCTAGGTGGTTCTCCCACCGAGGACTGTAAATGACCACGTCATCTAGATAGGCGGCCGCGTAGTCctgatgtggctggaggaggcggtccattaggcgctgaaaggtggccggagccccatggaggccgaagggcatccgGGTAAACTGGTATAGGCCCGTGGGTGTGGCGAACGCAGTCTTCTCCCTGGAGGCTggttccagggggatctgccagtaccctttgCTTAGATCAAGGGTGGTGATATATCGGGCCTCCCCTAAgcgggccaacagctcatctatccgaGGCATGGGATAGGCATCGAACTTGGAGATAGCATTAACGTGCCTAAAGTCGATACAGAATCTCTGTGAGCCGTCGGGCTTCGGTACCAGCACTACAGGGCTGCGCCACTCACTTTGCGATGGTTCAATCACCCCTAGATCCAGCATAGCTCGTACCACCTCCTCAACGACCTGCCTCCTGTGATACGGCAAGGGCCTGGTCGCGCCCCGGATCACCACCCCAGGCTCCATCTGGATCCTATGGTATACCAGGGTGGTGTATCCCGGTTGGCCCGTAAAGGTGCAGGAAAAGGCTTGCAAGAGGCACCGGGTCTGCTTGAGTTGGTCGTCTGTTAGggtctccccgagctggggttcCCCGGGGTCCTCGGTATGGGCTACCTGGGGTCCTAGCTCAGGTTCTGGCGGGTAGGGGTTGATCAGGAGACTTTCACGTTCCCGCCAGGGCTTGAGGAGGTTGACATGGTACCGTTGGGTCTTCTTTTTCCGGTCTGGCTGATTGATTTCATAGTTAACCGGGCCCACCTTCCGAACCACCTCATATGGCCCTTGCCACCGGGCCAGGATCTTCGATtcactggagggaaggaggagtaaTACCCGGTCTCCGGGTTGAAAGTCCCGAGTCTGGGCGTCCCGGTTATAAGTCTGGGCCTGCGTGTCCTGGGTGGCTTTCAAGTTCTCCTGCGCCAGGGCCCCCGCCTGCTTAAGGTGCTCCTGAAGCTGGAGTACATACTTTAAGAGGCCCTGGGCCGGCGATGGGGCTTGCTCCCAGGTTTCCCTCATGAGATCCAGCAGGCCCCGAGGTTGCCGACCGTACAGCAACTCAAAGGGTGAGAACTTGGTTGAAGACTGGGGGACTTCCCGCAccgccaggagcaggggtggaaggagCTGGTCCCATCGGCGAAGGTCCTCCTGGGGGAACCTACACAACATCTCTTTCAGCGTCCGATTGAATCTTTCAACCAgcccatctgtctggggatggtaaATGGACGTCTGGAGTTGCTTTATCCCCAAGAGTTCGCACACCTGCTGGAGCAGCCGTGACGTAAAGTTGGTCCCCTGATCCGTGAGGATCTCCCGGGGCAGGCCGACACGGGCGAAGaccttcaccagctcagctgcGACGGTGCGGGCTGTGATGGTCCGGAGAGGGATTGCTTCGGGGAACCTGGTAGCATAGTCCATTATCACCAAAATGTATTGGAACCCTGCGCTGCTCTTAGGgagaggccccaccaggtccatggccacaCGTTCAAAGGGGGTCTCAATCAGAGGCATCGGGACCAGCGGTGCCTTGGGAGTTCGTGCTGGGGCAGCCAAGTTGGCATTCCGGGCAAGAGTTGCAATAATTCTTTACCTCCTGGTGTACCCCTGGCCAGAAGAAGCGCCCCAGGATCCGAGCCAGGGTCTTCTCGTGACCGAGGTGCCCGGCCGCAGGGATGTCGTGGGCCAGTTTCATGACCGCCCAGCGGTGACACCGAGGCACGAGGAGTTGTGTCCGGGTATCCCACGTGCGGGGGTCCCTCTCGACGCGATACAGGCGCTCCTGCCGCAACTCAAAGTGCGGCCACTGCGCCGCTCGATGGGGTTCGAGGACCGTCCCATCCACGGAGGCCAGCTGGTCGTATGTCCGTGTGAGTGTACGGTCGGCCCGTTGATCCCGGCAAAAGTCCGTGGGCGCCGAGGGATCCTCCCCCACTCCGGGGGGAGGATCTTCACATCCTTCCGTCGGGTTGGTGTGGTCGGGGGCTTCCACCTAGTCTTTCTCAGTCTCTGGGGTCTCCCCTTCCAAGGCTGGCGTGACCTGCGGGCTGCCCTCGGCGTGGCGGCGTAGTACGGCGGGGAACTCGGGCCAGTCCCGACCCAGGATCACCGGGTACGCCAGCCGTGGAGCAAGTCCCACTGTCATCAGCCGGGTGACCCCATCAATAGTCAGTTGGGCCCTGGTACTTGGGTAGGGCCGTATATCCCCGTGGATACACTGCAGCTGAATCTTCCCCAGGCGGTTGTCAGCCTGCGGGTCCATGGTTTGGCAGACCAGTGTCTGGCTGCAGCCTGAATCGAGGAGGGCCACCGTCGGGCGCCCCTCAACGACCACGGGCACGGTGATCTTGGCCGCTTGCCAACGCCGGGCACGGCCTTCCCCTGAGTAAACCTGGCCAAAGGTACACTCCAGTCCTGGGCAGTCCCGCTGTAAATGGCCATACTCTCCACAGGAGAaacagggccccaggtctgctcgtcccgtcCGTGACCGGGTCCCGGGGTTACCTCCAGGCAGGTTCCGGTAGTCCCCTCTCGCCACGGGAACCGGGGTCCGAGCGGGTCTCCCAGAGGACGTGGCGGTACGGGTCCGGGCCTCCGCTCCATGGGAGGAAACTTGTACGTCTGTGAGGGTGGGCGCCCCCTTCTTTTCTGGGTTGGGGTGCTCCGTCCGGGGCGGAGCTGTCCGGCCAGCCGA comes from Mauremys reevesii isolate NIE-2019 linkage group 11, ASM1616193v1, whole genome shotgun sequence and encodes:
- the LOC120374402 gene encoding uncharacterized protein LOC120374402, with protein sequence MPLIETPFERVAMDLVGPLPKSSAGFQYILVIMDYATRFPEAIPLRTITARTVAAELVKVFARVGLPREILTDQGTNFTSRLLQQVCELLGIKQLQTSIYHPQTDGLVERFNRTLKEMLCRFPQEDLRRWDQLLPPLLLAVREVPQSSTKFSPFELLYGRQPRGLLDLMRETWEQAPSPAQGLLKYVLQLQEHLKQAGALAQENLKATQDTQAQTYNRDAQTRDFQPGDRVLLLLPSSESKILARWQGPYEVVRKVGPVNYEINQPDRKKKTQRYHVNLLKPWRERESLLINPYPPEPELGPQVAHTEDPGEPQLGETLTDDQLKQTRCLLQAFSCTFTGQPGYTTLVYHRIQMEPGVVIRGATRPLPYHRRQVVEEVVRAMLDLGVIEPSQSEWRSPVVLVPKPDGSQRFCIDFRHVNAISKFDAYPMPRIDELLARLGEARYITTLDLSKGYWQIPLEPASREKTAFATPTGLYQFTRMPFGLHGAPATFQRLMDRLLQPHQDYAAAYLDDVVIYSPRWENHLERVAAVLRSLRKAGLTANPKKCRIG